In the genome of Thermoflexus sp., one region contains:
- a CDS encoding metallophosphoesterase family protein, translated as MSERRRLRILAVSDQVVEALYSPQAREWLSPIHLILSCGDLPYGYLEFLMELFNAPLFYVHGNHDRPELLSNGRIRHAPEGGQNLDGMVVWEQGLLLSGLAGSRRYHPEGRYQYTEEEMWLRVFRMVPLFLWNRHRYGRAIDLFIAHAPPRWIGDGADPAHQGFSAFRWLIDRFRPRYFLHGHLHFHGRRPIIAVGPTLVINVFPYYVLEVEVNDGGTHKRERSGIRGGHRSVPTGPLPGDASESHRPPDRASQPAAGV; from the coding sequence ATGAGCGAGAGGCGCCGGCTTCGGATCCTGGCGGTCTCCGATCAGGTGGTCGAGGCGTTATACTCGCCTCAGGCCCGGGAATGGCTTTCCCCGATCCATCTGATCCTCTCGTGCGGGGATCTGCCTTACGGATATCTGGAATTCCTGATGGAACTTTTCAACGCTCCGCTTTTCTATGTTCACGGAAACCATGACCGTCCGGAGCTTCTCTCCAATGGCCGGATCCGCCATGCGCCGGAGGGGGGGCAGAACCTGGATGGGATGGTGGTGTGGGAGCAGGGCCTGTTGCTGAGCGGGCTGGCGGGATCCCGGCGCTACCACCCTGAGGGCCGGTATCAATACACCGAAGAGGAAATGTGGCTTCGGGTCTTCCGGATGGTTCCGCTTTTTCTGTGGAACCGGCATCGCTACGGGCGGGCGATCGATCTGTTCATCGCCCATGCCCCTCCGCGATGGATCGGCGATGGGGCGGACCCGGCCCATCAGGGTTTCTCCGCGTTTCGGTGGTTGATCGATCGCTTCCGCCCGCGCTATTTTCTGCATGGGCATTTGCACTTCCATGGACGCCGGCCCATCATCGCGGTCGGCCCCACTCTGGTGATCAATGTGTTTCCTTATTACGTGCTGGAGGTCGAGGTGAACGATGGGGGAACTCATAAACGGGAACGATCCGGTATCCGCGGAGGTCATCGCTCAGTACCGACGGGCCCGCTTCCGGGCGATGCTTCGGAATCTCATCGCCCGCCTGACCGGGCGTCCCAACCGGCTGCTGGCGTTTGA